A region of the Streptomyces sp. NBC_00442 genome:
CCACGACGACTGCATCGAGCATCGGCGCCACCTCGGACTTTCCTCACACCACGGCCAGGGGCCCCAGGATATTCCGGGTGCACCGACAATCCGGCCCGGGGTAGCGTCCGGCCGGTGAACTCGCAGCCGGACTCCGCCTTCAGCGCCCGCGTCCTCGCTCTCGCCGAGCGGCTCACCGAGGTGCCCGGGGTGCGGGCCGTCGCCCTGGGCGGCAGCCGCGCCCGCGGCACGCACCGGCCGGACTCCGACTGGGACCTGGGTGTCTATTACCGCGGCGAGCCGGACGTTGGCGCGCTGGCCCGGCTGGCCGAAGAGGTCACGGGCGCCCCGGTGGAGGTGGCGGGGCCCGGCGGCTGGGGCCCCTGGGTGAACGGCGGCGCCTGGCTGACGCTCGACGGCGTCGCGGTCGACTGGATCCTGCGCGACCTCGACCGGGTGGAACACGTCTGGGCGCGGTGCGTCGAGGGCCGGTACGAGGTCGGTGTGCAGCCGGGTCACCCGCTCGGCTTCTGGTCGCCCGCCTATCCCGGGGAGGTCGCCCTCGGCCGCGTACTGGCCGATCCCCAGGGCGAGTTGACGCGACTTCAGGTACGGACGCGGCGCTATCCGGAGCCGCTGCGGGCGGCGCTGGTCGCGGCCGCCTGGGAGGCGGAGTTCTCCGTGGCGGCCGCGCGCAAGTCGGCCGGCTCGGGCGATGTGCTGCACGTGTCGCTGTGCCTGTCGCGGGCCTTCGGCGTCCTCGCCCAGTCGCTGCACGCCCATCACCGGCGCTGGCTGCTCAACGAGAAGGGTGCGCTGGCCTCGGCGGCCGCTCTGCCCGCGACGCCCCCGCGCTTCGCCGAGCGGACGGCGGCCGCCCTGACCGTCCTCGGCATCGAGGCGGTCGACCTCGCGGACACGCTCGTCGGCGACGTACGGACCGCCCTGTCCTGACGGCGCCCCGCCTCCTCGTGTCACACCCCGCCGGAGCTCCGCGGCGCCACATCCCGCCGAACCCCCGGGGGCACCACGCCGAGGGCCCGCGTCACACCCCGCCGGAGCCGGCCGCCCGGCAGCCCCGCCAGAATCCCCGTCCCGCTCCCCTCACTCCCCCGCCAGGAGCCCACGGACGCGGTCCGCCGTCGCCGCGTCGCGGGCCGCGGTGAACGGCAGTGCGTTGCCCCCGGTGATACGGAACGGCACCCCGGCGACGGTGGTCTGCGCGCCGCCCGCCTCGGCGACGAGGAGCAGCCCCGCCGCGTGGTCCCAGGCGTACTCCCAGGAGAACGCCAGCGCGTCCAGCTCCCCACGGGCGATCGCCAGGTATTCGAGGCCTGCCGAGCCGCAGGGCACGGCCTCCACCCCGTCGGTGCGCAGGCTCAGGAGGGCCCGCTTCTGCTCGGGCGTCGTGTAGTCCGGGTGCGAGGTGGCGACCCGGAGCACCGCGCCCGGTTCGGGTGAACCGGCGTGCAGCGGCTCGCCGTTGAGGGTGGCGCCCCGGCCCCGGACCGCCACGGCCATCTCGTCGAGCGCGGGCGCGTACGTCCACGACGCCAGGAGTTCGCCGTGGTGGGCGAGCGCGACCAGGGTACAGAACCCCGCTTCGCCGCGGACGAACTGTCGGGTGCCGTCGACCGGGTCGACGATCCACACCGGCGCCTCGCCGCGCAGCGCCTCGTAGATGGCCGGGTCGGCGTGCACGGCCTCCTCGCCGACGACCACCGAGCCGGGAAGTATCGCCGTGAGGGCGGCGGTCAGATGCTCCTCCGCCAGCCGGTCGGCGACCGTCACGAGGTCGTGCGGGCCGTTCTTCTCGGTGATTTCGTGCACGGCGAGCTGCCGGAAGCGCGGCATGATCTCGGCGGCCGCCGCCTTGCGGACGGCTTCTTCCACCGATGCCGGACCATCTGCGAGAAAACCTTCGTCGATCATGCGTCCAGCAAAACACGCGGCACTGACAACCGGCGAGCCGCGTCCGATCCCCCGGTGAACAGCGCGTGGCCCCCGCGTGAATCCCGGCCGGCCCGGCCGGTGGAGCGGCACGGGGCGGAATACCGCGGGGCCCGACTACCGTTGAGCCGGCTCGGAGCAGAGGGAGGCACAACGGTGCACGGCGAATACAAGGTCCCCGGCGGCAAGCTCGTCGTCGTCGATCTGGAGACCCGCGACGGCGTCCTGCGGGACGTGCGGGTCGCGGGCGACTTCTTCCTCGAACCCGACGAGGCCATCGAGGCGATCGACGGCGCCCTGGAAGGCGCCCCCGCCGACACCACGGCGGCCGGCCTCTCGGCCCGTATCGACGCGGCCCTGCCGCCCGGCACCACCATGTACGGGCTGTCGTCCGACGGTGTCGCGGTGGCCGTGCGCCGTGCGCTGGCCCATGCCACCGACTGGAACGACTACGACTGGCAGCTGATCCACGACGGCCCGCAGCCGCCCGCCCTGCACATGGCGCTCGACGAGGTCGTCACCGCCGAGGTCGCGGCCGGCCGGCGTCCGCCGACCCTGCGGGTGTGGGAGTGGGCCGCTCCCGCGGTGGTCATCGGCAGCTTCCAGTCGCTGCGCAACGAGGTCGACCCCGAGGGCGCCGAACGCCACGGCATCACGGTCGTGCGGCGGATCAGCGGCGGCGGTGCCATGTTCATCGAGCCGGGCAACACCATCACGTACTCGCTGTCGGTGCCCGACGCCCTCGTACAGGGCCTGTCCTTCGCGGACAGCTACGCCTACCTCGACGACTGGGTGCTCGGCGCGCTCGGCGACATGGGGATCAAGGCCTGGTACCAGCCGCTCAACGACATCGCGACGGAGGCCGGCAAGATCGCGGGGGCGGCGCAGAAGCGGATGGTCGCGGGCGGCGGCGCGGTGCTGCACCACGTGACGATGGCGTACGACATCGACGCGGACAAGATGACGGACGTGCTGCGCATCGGCAAGGAGAAGCTGTCGGACAAGGGCACGAGGAGCGCGAAGAAGCGGGTCGACCCGCTGCGGCGCCAGACCGGCCTCGCGCGCGAGGCCGTCATCGACCGGATGATCGCGTCGTTCCGCGCCCGGTACGGTCTCTCCGAAGGCAGGGTCACGGACGAGGAGATGGTCCGGGCGCGTGAGCTCGCGGCCGCCAAGTTCGCCACCGATGAGTGGACGGCGCGCGTCCCGTAGGAACGGCGCGTTCCGCAGGACGGCGCACGGCGTGGAGGAACGGGGACCGGTGGATGGCTGAGCGGTCGATGCGGCTGGACGGGCCCGAGGTGGCGCCGCTGCGGGTGGAGACCGCGGCGGGCGGGCGGCTTCTTGTGCGCCAAGGCGCGGAGCCGGTCCTGTTCGCGGTGCAGCGGGCCTCCCGCCGGGGGCTGCACTATGCGAGGACGGGCCGCTACGTCTCGCCCGTGCCGCCGCTGCGGGCCGCGCGGGCCCGCTCGTTCGCCACCTCGCGGCCCTGCTCGGCCCGCTGGTCGCACCACTTCGGCGCCGCTCTGCGCGCGAGCCCCAACGGGCCGCTGCACCAGGGGGATTGGCGGCTGCTCGGCTCGCTGCCCCGCTGGTTCGCCGACGCCAACTGGCCCAAGCTGCTCGCGCACGATCCCGACCGGGGCCACCTGACCTGGTTCGGCTACGGCGACCCCGTCGAGGACGCCCGCGATCTGCTTCCCCTGCGCCGCCTGTCCCCGCCGGACGCCCCGCGCGTGAAGGCCTTCCGCCGCCTGTACCGCGAGGGCGTACTGCCCCCGGTGCTCCTGTGGTGGATCAGCGGCCTGAACTCCCCCGTCGTGCTCGACGGCCACGACCGCCTCACGGCCGCGCTCGCGGAGGGCGGCCGCCCGGAGCTGCTCGTCCTGACCCGCGCCGTGCCGGACGGCTGGGCCGGGCCGGCGATGGACCGGCGCATCGAGGCGTACGAGGACCACGTACACCGTCAGGAGGCGGAAGGCGGACCGCTCGCCTCCTTGCTGATCTCGCACGAGTCCCGCAGGTTCGCGGCGGACCTCACAGCCCTGGAGGACGCCGCCGCCCTCACCCGCGGCTGGCCCCTGCCGGGCGGCCCCGACGCGTGGCAGCGGGCCGTCGACGCCTGCGCGCCGGGCTGGGAGCCGGGCCCGGCGGACTGACGGTCCGGGGCGAGTGCCCCGGCCGGCGGCATAACGGGCCCTGAGGGTAAGGGAATTGACGGGGCGCGCCGAGGGGCGGCGCGAGGCGGGGTCAGGTCAGGGCGGGGGTCAGGTCAGGTCAGGGCGGGGATGACCTGCTCGCCGTAGGCGTCGATGACGGCCTCGCGGGCGTCGTGCATGGCGTACACGGCGAACTGGTCGACACCGAGTTCGCGCAGCGCCTTCAGTTTCTCGATGTGCGCCTCGACCGGGCCGAGCAGGCAGAAACGGTCCACGATCTCGTCGGGCACGAAGGCGGTGTCGGGGTTTCCGGTCCGGCCGTGGTGGCTGTAGTCGTAGCCCTGGCGCTGCTTGATGTACGCGGTGAGTGCCTCGGGCACGAGACCGGAGTGTTCGCCGTAGCGGGACACCAGGTCGGCGACATGGTTGCCGACCATGCCGCCGAACCAGCGGCACTGCTCGCGGGCGTGGGCCACGTCGTCGCCGACGTAGGCGGGCGCGGCGACACAGATCGTGATCGAATCCGGGTCGCGGCCCGCGTCGGCGGCGGCCTTGCGCACCGCCTTCACCATCCATTCGGTGAGGAAGGGATCGGCGAGCTGCAGAATGAACCCGTCGGCCTTCTGCCCGGCGAGCGCGAGCGCCTTCGGCCCGTACGCCGCCATCCAGACGGGCAGCTTGCCGTCCTTGACCCACGGCAGCCGCAGGGGCTGACCGTCGACCTCGGACTCGCGGCCCTCGGCGAGGTCGCGGATGACGCCGATCGCCTCGCCGAGCCTGGCCAGGGTGTTGGGCTTGCGGCCGGCCACCCGCATCGCGGAGTCGCCGCGCCCGATGCCGCAGACCGTGCGGTTGCCGTACATGTCGTTGAGGGTGGCGAAGGTGGAGGCGGTCACCTCCCAGGTGCGGGTGCCGGGGTTGGTGACCATGGGGCCGACGGTCAGTTTGGTGGTGTGTTCCAGGATGCGGCTGTAGATGACGAACGGCTCCTGCCAGAGCACCGACGAGTCGAAGGTCCAGCCGTAGCGGAAGCCGTTGCGTTCGGCACGCCGCATCAGGCCGACGACGGCCGAGGCGGGCGGATCGGTCTGCAGGACAAGTCCGAAATCCATGGTGCTCCTAGCGGTCCACGGTGCCTGACCTTGCAGGCCGGCTGCCTCGGCGGCGGTCCGAGGAGGGATAATCCTGGACTCCTTGCGGGGGCTTCGCAAGAGGGCTTCTCCGCGTGTCCGCCGCTCCTCGGGACAGTCTTCACGACCGGGTGCGCCCGCTGCCCGCCGCAGGACCGACGCCACGGCGCCGTCATGCGTCTGGCGCAGTCGGCTTCGGGTCGACGGTGCGCGCGGGGGTGTGCCGATGGGCGCGCGACCGTACGCGAGAGGGGGCGGCGTTCGCACGCCGCCCCCTCGCCCCACCTCGGGGCCCGTCGCGTCAGTGTGCCTGCTCGAAGGGCGAGGGCACGGGGTAGTAGGCCGCGAGGAAGGCGCGCAGGGTGCGGTCCTGCTCCTGGACCGAGACCTCCGCGTTGGCCGATTCACCGATGCAGAAGACGGCGCGGTTGCGGGTGGCCAGCAGACGGCTCAGGACCGTGTGGTGCTGGGGATTGCCCACGTTGACGTAGGTGCAGGAGATCGTCGAGGGGGTGGAGCGTCCCGTCAGATATCCGTAGTGGTGGTGCAGGGACGACGTCACGGACAGGTCGGAGGAGGCGCGGAAGCGGCTCGCGGCCGTGGCCGCGATCTGCTCCGGGAACTTCTCGCCGATCTCGGCCAGGACGCTGCGCCGCAGCGGGTGCGGGGCGTGCAGGAAGCTGTGCGTGGCGGTGCGGCCGAACATCCCCTCAAGGAGCGCCCTGTTGTTCTTCGCCGCCGCGAAGTAGCCCTCTTCGTCGTCGGAGAGTTCGTTCGGCGGAACCGCGGTCGGCGAACGGAAGTGGTGGGCGTTGCCGTTGCTGTCGAAGAAGGACTGCGCGGTGAGCGGCCGGCCGATGAACACGTCGTCGTTGAGGTAGAGGAAGTGCTCCGACAGGCCCTCGATACGGTGCAACTGGCTTTCGATGGCATGGGAGTTGAAGGTCGGCAGCCAGCTCGGGTCGCCGAAGATCTCACGGTGGCTGACCACGTTGATGCGCGGGTCGCTGGTGTCGAGCCAGGCGGGCACCTGGTCGTCGGTGACCAGGTGGATGGTGCGCACCCAGGGCGCGTACATGGCGAGCGAGCGCAGGGAGTAGCGCAGTTCGTCACGGTTGCGGAAGCGTACGTCGCCGTGGTCCGCGCCGCCGGCGGTGGTGATGCCGGCCGCCGCGCGCGCGGCGTCGCGCCGCTGCTGCCAGGCCGGGTCGGTGTCGTCGACCCAGGTGTAGACGACGTCGATGGGGAAGTCGATGTCGTTCATGAGGCGTCCGGTGAACGCCTTGGCGGTGGGGTGCTCGCGCTCCCCCACCCGCAAGGTGGCGTCGGCCTCCAGGTCGGGGAGGCGCGGGCCGATCAGGGTCGAGCCGCGCGGGGCCTTGCGCCAGCCGGGGAACTCGTCGTCCTCGGCGCTGGTTTCCCAGAACTCGACGGTGCAGCCGAAGGCGGGGCCGTAGCGCAGGGTGCGGCTGGTCGTGGTGACCGGCTTGAAGACGCGTACGCCCGCCACGTCGCCGGCGTCGCGCAGCCGCTCGGCGAGCCAGGCGCCGGGGGCCGCCCCGCTGGGCGCGATGAGCTCGGCGTACACGGGCTTGCCGTGGAGTTCGGTGGCCAGGGCCGCCAGGGTCTCGGGCCTGCGCTCGACCTCGACGGCGATCCGGTGGGCGGTGCCGGCGTCACGCAGCAGCAGGTACGGGATCCGGTGGGCGTCGAGGGCGGCGGTGGCCAGTTCGAGGTTCCACTCGGCCATGCGGGGGGCCAGGATGTCGTCGCGGACCTCGGCGAGGCGGCCGGCGGTGCGCACCACGGTGCCGGTGCGGTCCTGTGCCTGGAGCAGGACTTCGCGCGCCTTCTGCTCGTCGGCGGAGTCGGCGAGGCCGGTGACGGGGGCGCTGACGTTGAAGCTGCGGGTGCCGCCGGCCGCGATGCGCCGGGCGGTCCGGTCGGCGCGCTCGGCCAGGCGCTTCGGGTCGTCGCGCCGGGCCACGAGGCGCGTGAAGAGCTCCTCCCAGCGGGCCGTGATCTCCGCGGCGCCGAAGCGTTCGCGCACGCCGGTGCGGGCGGCCGCGCCATAGGCGCGCCGGGTGTCCTCGTCCTCCATCAGCTTCGCCATGGACGCGGCGAGGGAGTCCTTGTCGGCGTCGGGCACGAGCAGCCCGTCCACGCCGTGGCGGATGATCTCGGCGGGGCCGGTGACGATGTCGTACGCGACGACGGGGACGCCCGCCGCGAAGACCTCCAGGAGCACCAGGGGGAAGGCCTCGTTGCGGGAGGGCAGCACGGCGAGTGCCGCCTTGGCCCACTCCTCCTCCATCTGGGCGGAGCGGCCGAGCAGGTGCACGCGGTCGTGCAGGGACAGGCCGTCGACCAGGCGGCGCAGGTTCACCTCCTGCGGGCCGTCGCCGAAGATCCGCATGGTCCACCCGGGGTGGTCGTCGGCGATCGAGGCGAAGGCCTCGACGGCGTGGTCGAGCTGCTTCTCCGGGGTCATGCGGGCGGCAAGGACGATGGCCTTGCTGTCGAGGTCGGAGCGGGGGCGGAAGCCGTCCGGCACGGCGTTGGGGATCGCTATGAGTTCCGGGGCGGCCGCCCCGAGGCTGTCGGCGAACCAGTCGTTGGTGCGGCCGGTCAGGGAGACGAGGGCATCGATGCGGGGCGCGAAGACCAGCAGGGGCTCGCCGGACACGCCGCGCAGCTGGGAGGCCCGGTGCTCCTGGTGGACCGTGATCACCCGGCTGGGCGCCAGGATGGCGGCGGCGGCCATCAGGGCGGGCGTGGTGGTGATGAGCACGTCGGTGTCGAGCGAGCCGAGCGCGGCGGTCATCTCGATGTCGGAGAGCCGGTCGAAGGTGGACTCCCAGGACGGCTTGATGAGCTCGCTCGGCAGGGACGCCAGGGTGCGGCAGTCCTGCTCGGCCAGGTCGTGGGAGCGCACGGGCCGCCCGTAGGAGCCGGTGCGGTCCACGAGATAGCGGCGCGGGACGCCGCGGCCGGCCTCGAAGAACGGCTCGGAGCGGGTCTTGAAGACGCTGATCACTTCCACCTGATGACGGGGCATCAGATGGGTGGCCTGGGTATAGACGGCCATCTCGGTGCCGCCCATCTCGTCGCCCCAGGTGAGCAGGAAAGTGATCTTCATCGGTTGGCGTCCTCGGGTGTGACGAAGGGGGTGCAGCTGACGGCGAGGGTGCCGGCTGCCGAGAGATGGGCGTGCACGCGCAGCACGGTGCCGTCCTCCAGGGCGATGCTGCGGAAGGGCGTGCGGAAGACCCGCTTGGGGTTGCGTACGTCGGTGAGCCGGCGCGCGATCTTGAGGTGGGTGGTTCCGGAGGTCAGCCGGATGTCCCACATGCGCTGCCCGCGGCCTCCGCGGCTCATCTCGGCGAGCGGCAGCTCGAAGGTGAACTCCGGGCCCTGCCAGTGGGTGCGCACGGTCAGCGGGGTGCCGCCCACGCCGCGCCGTACGGCCTCGGCCGTGTAGCGGGGGGCGGAGGCACGCACCGCGAGGAGGCGGCCGCTCACGGTGATCCGGTCCCACTTCAGTTCGAGCTTGGTCAGCTCGGCCTGGCGGCGCGGCGCGGAGACCTTGACCATGGCGTGGCCGTCGAGGGTGCGGACCACGCGGTAGTGCACCCCGGTGGCGGGGTCCGGGGGCGTGCGCAGCGTGGGTCCGTCCGACACCGCTTCGTGGAGCGCGGCGATCGGGGTGCGGCGTATTCGCCCCTGGTGGTCGACGGCCACCAGGCTCATGCGCCACAGGCCGTCGTCGAGGCGGGGGCCGTGCGTGGTGGGCGCGTCGTGGCGGGCGTGCCGCAGGGACGTCGTCAGGGTGAGCAACGTACCGCCGTCGGGCTGCGGTTCCCGTTCCAGGGGCAACTGCTCGACCCGGCCGTGCGACTCCAGGTGCAGCCGCACCTCGGCCGTGTCGGCGACGGGCGCGGGGCAGGGCAGGGCGACGTTGAGCGTGCGGCCGCCCAGGAGCGACAGGTGGACCGGGCGTAGCGGCGGCCCGGAGCGTGCCCGAGCGCCGAGCGCGGGCACCGTGTCGATCAGTTCGGCCCGGCGCCGGGCCCGCACCGCTGCGCCCCGGGCCCACTTCGCGGCGCGCACCGCGTGGGACAAAAGGGGTTCACCCATGACGCTCCGTTCTCCACATCTCTCAACCTGCGACCCTCGGTGTGAGGTACGCCCCCCTGCACGAGCCGGCACCGGCTCGCCCACCCCCGTGGCCGTTTCCGGCCGGATGGAACCTCGGAGCGATTTATTCACTCCTGTATTGCGCCATGGAGACGTATCTCACTGAGGACGCGTGGGTTCCGGCGGCGGGACACCTCAGGTTTCCTGAGGCTTTACCGACCGGCCAGGACCCACATGTTAACTTCACATGGGATTCACATGGGATTGGCATGAGAATCCCTGGTTCAGTTGCTTCGTCGCGCCGGTGGGGACTCGCGTGGCTGCCGTCCCCCAGGGACGTTTTTTACACGGAGACAGAAAAAGACATGACGAAGGCCCAAGAAGTATCTACGACCGGGGCCCGTCGCCGGGGGGCAGGCGTGGTGGAACAGCCAGACGCGTTCGGCGTCCAAGTGGTGCACGGGACGGTCAGGCCAAGCGCCGAGGCGTCCGGCCTGGTCTCCATGTACCGCAAGGTGCTTCCGGTCCAGGGCCGCAAGGCCATCGCCCGGCGCTTCTCGCCCGCACAGCGCCGCAGGGTCAAGCAGCGCATCGGCGCCGCGTCGGCCGCCCTCCAGGCGGTCCAGATGCGGTCCTCCGCGTTCACGGCCACCCACCGCGCCGTGATCGCCCGGTCCGGTGCCACCGTCGTCACGGCCGAGGGACGGCTGCGGCTCGCCCTGCCCCAGCCGCGACTGTCGCCCGAGACGGCGCGGCGCGCCAATCTGGCCTTCGTCACCGAGGCGCTGTCCGGCGCGGGCATCGACTACTTCTGCATACGCCGCCAGGACCGCTCGGCCACCGCGGTCGCCGTCTCCCAAGCCGACCGCTCCGCCGCGCTGCTCGCCCTGAGCGCTCGCTGCGGCTCGCACCCCGGGTACCTGACCGCGTCGGCGGAGAGCGGGCGGGTCCTGGCGGGATCCCGGTCCGCGAGCTGGCAGCGGTTCTCCCACGCCGACGTGGTACGCGTCTTCGCCTATCACACCGACCCCGGCCGCCAGTTGGTCCTGGGCGCCGAGCACGGCTGCGACATCGAGTTCTGGGCCGCCGAAGGCGACCGTCTTACGGCGCCGCGGCGCAACTCCATAGCGGAGTCCGTGCCCGCGGTGGCCGGGGCCGTCGAGGTTCCGGTCGAGACCTTCACCGCCCGCTACGGCACCCGTGACCGCGCCCTCCTGACGGTCCGTACCCGGGAGGAGTTCACCACGGTCCTGCCGCGCGACGTCACCTTCCCCGTGGACGCGGTCTACACCTGGGTCGACGGATCCGACCCCGCCTGGCTGGAGCGCCGTTCGCGCTTCTCGGGAGCCACCTATCACGCCGAGGCGGCCAACGCCGCGCGCTACGCCGACCACGACGAGCTGCGCTACTCGCTGCGCTCCCTGGACATGTACGCGCCGTGGATCCGCACCATCTACATCGTCACCGACGACCAGACCCCGGCCTGGCTGGACACCTCGGCCCCGGGCATCAAGGTGGTCTCGCACCGCGACATCTTCAGCGACCCCGGTGTGCTGCCGACGTTCAACTCGCACGCCATCGAGAGTCAGCTGCATCACATCGACGGTCTGTCGGAGCACTTCCTCTACTTCAACGACGACGTCTTCCTCGGCTCCGAGACAGCGCCCGGTGACTTCTTCGTCGCCAACGGCCTGACCAGGTTCTTCCCTTCGCCCGCGCTGGTGCCGCTCGGCCCGCTGTCCGCCGACGACGTCCCCGTCGCGGCCGCGGGAAAGAACAACCGCACCCTGATACAGCAGCGCTTCGGAACGACCCCCGTCGCGAAGATGCGCCACATGCCGCACGCGCTGAGCCGCAGCGTCCTGGACGAGATCGAGACGGAGTTCGCCGAGCAGCACGCCACCACGGCCTCCCACCGGTTCCGCAGCAGTGACGACATCGCCATCCCCTCGTCGCTGTACCACTACCACGCCTTCCACACGCGCCGCGCGGTCCCCGGCGATCTGCGCTACGTGTACCGGGACGTCGCCCACCCGCACACGCCCAGCCAGCTGGACCGGCTGCTGCGCGACCGCGACAAGGACGTGTTCTGCCTGAACGACACCACGTCGGACGAGGCCGACTTCGCACGGAGCGACCGTCTGATACGGACGTTCCTCGAGGCCTACTTCCCGGTGGCGAGCAGGTTCGAGCGGGCCCGGTGACCCAGGCCCGGCCGGCCACTCCAGCAACCCCCGCCCTGGACGCTCCCATGCACCCGATGTCCTCCTTCCTGCCCACCCGGCGCACCGTCGTGGCCGGCCTTGTCGCGCTCGGCGCCACGGCCTGCAGCGCGAGCCCGGACGAGCCCGCCCGCGGATCCCGCGCCGCCACACCTGCCGATCTGGACGGACAGAGCGGCGGCAGGGTGATGCAGATCGTCGCGCACCCCGACGACGACCTGTACTTCATGAACCCGGAGCTGGCGCAGTCGATCGACGCCAACGACCAGCTCGTGAGCGTCTACCTCAACTGCGGCGAGACCGGCGGCCTCAACAAGGTCCCCGGAAGCAGGACCCCGCCCGAGCGGGACGTCGCCGCCTATGCGGGAGCGCGAAGGCAGGGCCTGCGCCAGGGGTACGCGTTCATGGCCGACGGCCAGGCGCACACCGCATGGAGGACCGAGGCCGTGGCGTTACCGGACGGCACCCAGGTCGAGGTCGACACCCTCGTCGGCCATCCGGGCATTCAGCTGATCTTCCTGGGGCTGCGTCAGCACACCTCGTACGGCTCGGGCCGGAGCAAGGGACTCACCCAGCTCTGGGCGGACCCGTCCATGCTGAGCAGCACCCTCGTCAGCACCGGCTCCCCCGTCCAGGTTTCGCACCCGGTCACCCGCGCCGGTGTGATCGCGGCCCTCACCCACCTGCTCGACACCTACAAGCCCACACTGGTGCGGACCATGGACCCGGACCCGGACATGCAGGTGCACGACGCCTCGCACCGCACCCATCACGACCAGCCCGGGTACTCCGACCATCCCGACCACACGGCGACGGCGCTGTTCACCCTGGCGGCGCTGGAGAACTACCGGGGTCCGGGCAAGGACCGCCCGTACACGGTGGTGTCCTATCGCGGCTACGGCAACGAGCGCTGGCCGCAGAACCTGCCCGCCGGTCTCGTCCGGGCGAAGGCCGACGTGCTCAACGCCTACGGCGGCTCCCCCGGCAGCTGCGACTTCGTGGCGGGATGCGGCGACTACGACGTCGGCAAGGACCGCTCGTACACGACCGGCTGGCTCCAGCGCACCACCTTGCGCTACCCCGCCGCCCCCGCGCTGCGCCTCGACGCGGGCGGCCGGACGACCGCGTTCGCGGTGCTCGGTGGCCAGGCCGTCATGTGGCGTGAGACCGCCCGGAGCAGCGGCCGGTGGGGCGTCCCCCGGCCGCTCGGCACCGAGCGGCTGCTGCCGGGCATGACCGCGTTCCTGACGCATGACGGACGCTGGCAGCTGTTCGCCGCGCGGGTGGCCTCCCTCGGCCCCGCCCGCCGGGACAACCGCCGGGAGATCGTGGTCACCGAACAGCGCGCCCCCGACGGCCCCTTCGGCGCCTGGTCCACCCTCGGCAACCCCGAGGCGGACGCGGACCGGGGCCGCCGCGTCGGCTCCCCCGTCGTCACCCGGGACGGTGCGGGGTGGCCGGTGCTGTTCGCGCGCAACTGGGCCATGGGCGTCTCCATGCGCCGGCAGCGGCCCGACGGCCAGTGGACGCCGTGGCGGGACCTCGGCGGCGCAGAGGTCCAGGAAGGGCTCAGCGCACTCACCGACCACGAGGGCCGCATCCACGTTGTGGCCTGCGGCCACGACGC
Encoded here:
- a CDS encoding nucleotidyltransferase domain-containing protein — translated: MNSQPDSAFSARVLALAERLTEVPGVRAVALGGSRARGTHRPDSDWDLGVYYRGEPDVGALARLAEEVTGAPVEVAGPGGWGPWVNGGAWLTLDGVAVDWILRDLDRVEHVWARCVEGRYEVGVQPGHPLGFWSPAYPGEVALGRVLADPQGELTRLQVRTRRYPEPLRAALVAAAWEAEFSVAAARKSAGSGDVLHVSLCLSRAFGVLAQSLHAHHRRWLLNEKGALASAAALPATPPRFAERTAAALTVLGIEAVDLADTLVGDVRTALS
- a CDS encoding inositol monophosphatase family protein, translating into MIDEGFLADGPASVEEAVRKAAAAEIMPRFRQLAVHEITEKNGPHDLVTVADRLAEEHLTAALTAILPGSVVVGEEAVHADPAIYEALRGEAPVWIVDPVDGTRQFVRGEAGFCTLVALAHHGELLASWTYAPALDEMAVAVRGRGATLNGEPLHAGSPEPGAVLRVATSHPDYTTPEQKRALLSLRTDGVEAVPCGSAGLEYLAIARGELDALAFSWEYAWDHAAGLLLVAEAGGAQTTVAGVPFRITGGNALPFTAARDAATADRVRGLLAGE
- a CDS encoding lipoate--protein ligase family protein, coding for MHGEYKVPGGKLVVVDLETRDGVLRDVRVAGDFFLEPDEAIEAIDGALEGAPADTTAAGLSARIDAALPPGTTMYGLSSDGVAVAVRRALAHATDWNDYDWQLIHDGPQPPALHMALDEVVTAEVAAGRRPPTLRVWEWAAPAVVIGSFQSLRNEVDPEGAERHGITVVRRISGGGAMFIEPGNTITYSLSVPDALVQGLSFADSYAYLDDWVLGALGDMGIKAWYQPLNDIATEAGKIAGAAQKRMVAGGGAVLHHVTMAYDIDADKMTDVLRIGKEKLSDKGTRSAKKRVDPLRRQTGLAREAVIDRMIASFRARYGLSEGRVTDEEMVRARELAAAKFATDEWTARVP
- a CDS encoding TIGR03842 family LLM class F420-dependent oxidoreductase, translated to MDFGLVLQTDPPASAVVGLMRRAERNGFRYGWTFDSSVLWQEPFVIYSRILEHTTKLTVGPMVTNPGTRTWEVTASTFATLNDMYGNRTVCGIGRGDSAMRVAGRKPNTLARLGEAIGVIRDLAEGRESEVDGQPLRLPWVKDGKLPVWMAAYGPKALALAGQKADGFILQLADPFLTEWMVKAVRKAAADAGRDPDSITICVAAPAYVGDDVAHAREQCRWFGGMVGNHVADLVSRYGEHSGLVPEALTAYIKQRQGYDYSHHGRTGNPDTAFVPDEIVDRFCLLGPVEAHIEKLKALRELGVDQFAVYAMHDAREAVIDAYGEQVIPALT
- a CDS encoding stealth conserved region 3 domain-containing protein, whose product is MKITFLLTWGDEMGGTEMAVYTQATHLMPRHQVEVISVFKTRSEPFFEAGRGVPRRYLVDRTGSYGRPVRSHDLAEQDCRTLASLPSELIKPSWESTFDRLSDIEMTAALGSLDTDVLITTTPALMAAAAILAPSRVITVHQEHRASQLRGVSGEPLLVFAPRIDALVSLTGRTNDWFADSLGAAAPELIAIPNAVPDGFRPRSDLDSKAIVLAARMTPEKQLDHAVEAFASIADDHPGWTMRIFGDGPQEVNLRRLVDGLSLHDRVHLLGRSAQMEEEWAKAALAVLPSRNEAFPLVLLEVFAAGVPVVAYDIVTGPAEIIRHGVDGLLVPDADKDSLAASMAKLMEDEDTRRAYGAAARTGVRERFGAAEITARWEELFTRLVARRDDPKRLAERADRTARRIAAGGTRSFNVSAPVTGLADSADEQKAREVLLQAQDRTGTVVRTAGRLAEVRDDILAPRMAEWNLELATAALDAHRIPYLLLRDAGTAHRIAVEVERRPETLAALATELHGKPVYAELIAPSGAAPGAWLAERLRDAGDVAGVRVFKPVTTTSRTLRYGPAFGCTVEFWETSAEDDEFPGWRKAPRGSTLIGPRLPDLEADATLRVGEREHPTAKAFTGRLMNDIDFPIDVVYTWVDDTDPAWQQRRDAARAAAGITTAGGADHGDVRFRNRDELRYSLRSLAMYAPWVRTIHLVTDDQVPAWLDTSDPRINVVSHREIFGDPSWLPTFNSHAIESQLHRIEGLSEHFLYLNDDVFIGRPLTAQSFFDSNGNAHHFRSPTAVPPNELSDDEEGYFAAAKNNRALLEGMFGRTATHSFLHAPHPLRRSVLAEIGEKFPEQIAATAASRFRASSDLSVTSSLHHHYGYLTGRSTPSTISCTYVNVGNPQHHTVLSRLLATRNRAVFCIGESANAEVSVQEQDRTLRAFLAAYYPVPSPFEQAH